The proteins below are encoded in one region of Oncorhynchus nerka isolate Pitt River linkage group LG15, Oner_Uvic_2.0, whole genome shotgun sequence:
- the LOC115122759 gene encoding uncharacterized protein LOC115122759 — protein sequence MFLCRGARLSATALELGLNSTTRAAAQLKTNRPADVTWPLRNSNTFNCSRSFCGYVRGGGRDISALSPDGTREKREKDMFSIKNWDSVRFIITHREQLPRGTLFAFNFSNKIIFSPTYCNTSLPLHRTNGGQNRQKRHIAGLETVLFTSGAEVCKHRFCPTSTVQMRDLSSVAAAPKGLEDSAAVLKGVNVQLSMDQTSKEASAKVPEEPKVPEPEEDKPSKAQQLKKVFKEYGAVGVSFHVCISLMSLGMFYLAVSSGIDMAAILYKIGFSESLLQSRLAAGTSTFVLAYAVHKLFAPLRISITLVSVPLLVRYLRKTGLFKTPNSPTP from the exons ATGTTTTTGTGTCGCGGAGCGAGGCTCTCGGCGACGGCTTTGGAGCTGGGTTTAAACTCCACGACCAGGGCAGCGGCGCAACTTAAAACAAACAGACCAGCTGACGTTACCTGGCCGTTGCGTAACAGCAACACATTCAATTGCTCCAGATCGTTTTGTGGATATGTCCGTGGTGGTGGTCGGGATATTTCTGCACTTTCGCCTGATGGAACGCgagaaaagagggagaaggaCATGTTTTCCATCAAAAACTGGGACTCGGTTCGTTTCATAATCACGCATCGGGAACAATTACCTCGAGGAACCCTGTTCGCTTTTAATTTCTCCAACAAAATTATTTTCAGCCCTACATATTGTAACACTAGCTTACCGCTACATCGGACGAATGGAGGCCAAAACAGACAGAAACGACATATAGCTGGACTTGAAACGGTTTTGTTTACGTCTGGCGCGGAGGTCTGCAAGCATCGCTTCTGTCCCACGTCGACTGTGCAAATGAGGGATCTGTCCTCTGTTGCTGCCGCGCCGAAAGGCCTGGAAGACTCCGCCGCTGTTCTCAAAGGGGTAAATGTTCAACTTTCAATG GACCAGACTTCAAAGGAAGCCTCAGCCAAGGTCCCTGAGGAGCCCAAGGTACCAGAGCCCGAAGAGGACAAACCCAGCAAGGCCCAGCAGCTGAAGAAGGTGTTTAAGGAGTACGGAGCAGTGGGCGTCTCCTTCCACGTATGCATCTCCCTCATGTCTCTGGGAATGTTCTACCTGGCTGTGTCTAG TGGGATTGACATGGCTGCCATCCTGTACAAGATAGGTTTCAGTGAATCTCTGCTTCAGTCCAGGTTGGCGGCGGGGACCAGTACATTTGTCTTGGCGTACGCCGTCCACAAGCTCTTCGCTCCTCTCCGAATCAGCATTACTCTGGTGTCGGTGCCTCTCCTCGTTCGGTACCTCAGAAAGACTGGCCTCTTCAAGACCCCCAACTCACCCACACCCTGA